From Gammaproteobacteria bacterium, a single genomic window includes:
- the ald gene encoding alanine dehydrogenase has protein sequence MLIGVPAERKTHEYRVALVPAGVEALTQAGHQVLIEKDAGLASGFTDDFYQRAGAEVVDSAAELWARAGMILKVKEPLAAEWPDMRAGQIVFTYFHFAASEALTRAVMESGTVAIAYETVATDKGALPLLTPMSEVAGRMAVQEGVRYLTRSSGGSGILIGGVPGVMPGKVLILGGGVVGTQAAKVAAGLGARVSILDTSLPRLRHLADVMPAGVHALYSTRYAVRKQLRDSDLIIGAVLLPGARTPFLVFEEDLATMRPGSVIVDVSVDQGGCVETIRPTTHEAPTYVVDGVIHYGVTNIPGSVPRTSTLALTNATLPYVLELAGGGWRDACRRNPALARGLNVVRGEVVHGAVADAFGLRSTPLSSCL, from the coding sequence ATGCTGATCGGAGTTCCCGCCGAGCGCAAGACACACGAATACCGGGTCGCGCTGGTTCCGGCGGGCGTCGAAGCCCTGACCCAGGCCGGCCATCAGGTGCTCATCGAGAAGGACGCCGGGCTGGCCAGCGGATTTACCGACGATTTCTACCAGCGCGCGGGCGCGGAAGTGGTCGACAGCGCGGCTGAGCTGTGGGCGCGCGCGGGGATGATACTGAAGGTGAAGGAGCCTCTCGCCGCAGAGTGGCCCGACATGCGTGCGGGGCAGATCGTCTTCACCTATTTCCACTTCGCCGCATCCGAAGCCCTCACCCGGGCGGTCATGGAGTCCGGCACCGTGGCCATCGCATACGAGACGGTGGCCACCGACAAGGGCGCGCTGCCCCTCCTTACGCCGATGAGCGAGGTGGCCGGAAGAATGGCCGTGCAGGAGGGTGTCCGATACCTGACCCGCTCCTCCGGCGGCAGCGGAATCCTCATCGGGGGCGTTCCCGGGGTCATGCCCGGCAAGGTGCTGATTCTGGGGGGCGGCGTCGTGGGCACCCAGGCGGCGAAGGTGGCGGCAGGGCTTGGAGCGCGCGTCTCCATTCTGGACACGTCGCTTCCCCGGCTCCGTCATCTGGCGGATGTGATGCCCGCGGGCGTCCATGCCCTCTACTCCACGCGCTACGCGGTGCGCAAGCAGTTGCGCGATTCGGACCTGATCATCGGGGCGGTGCTCCTGCCGGGTGCGCGGACGCCGTTCCTGGTGTTCGAGGAGGATCTCGCGACCATGCGCCCAGGGTCGGTGATCGTGGACGTGTCCGTCGATCAGGGCGGGTGCGTAGAGACCATTCGGCCGACCACGCACGAAGCTCCCACCTACGTGGTCGACGGCGTGATCCACTACGGCGTCACCAACATCCCGGGCAGCGTACCTCGGACGAGCACGCTGGCCCTGACCAACGCCACGCTGCCCTATGTCCTCGAGCTCGCGGGCGGGGGCTGGCGGGATGCCTGTCGCCGCAATCCTGCCCTTGCCCGTGGTCTCAACGTGGTTCGGGGCGAGGTGGTTCACGGAGCGGTGGCGGATGCGTTCGGCCTGCGGTCCACGCCGCTCAGCAGTTGTCTCTGA
- the mrdA gene encoding penicillin-binding protein 2 — protein MNQFQVPGPEASQRARIAVVGLIALFAVLTVAFFRLQVLEANTYELRSESNRLRPFPIEAPRGAVFDRSGRVVASSVPGYSLHVFPSSASGVMETTLERLQSYVDLDDARIELLLERARREPYQPLLVDGDADFDLVSTLEEHRAELPNVVVRMDPKRQYQAARAVSHLMGYVGEVTAEELEQELYSEYSSGMTVGKEGVERQYEARLQGKRGLRYSEVDALGRVVSSPFGQVVQAPEPGVDMQLNLDLDLMEWIHHIFPDSMRGAVVALNVEDGGVLALYSAPTFDPNSFVGGIEPDEWASLNSDPDQPLFNRAVVGRYAPGSTWKLAVAAIGLQLGLVEAHEHMSRGCTGAMFVGNRLFRCWNEAGHGSLDLVEAIQHSCNVYFYQLGLRIGLERLLANANQMGFARQCGIDLPRESPGVFPSDLGFWEERFGYRAQETEVLSLAIGQGPNDQTPLGIAQFYLAMARGGQAPAPRILQGEEAGDTWDIGISPEHGEILMEGLRRVFMPGGTAYMSSVEHWALLGKSGTAQNAQDPDRSHAWFAAMAGPRDAPPEIVVVVLVELGESGSIVAAPLAAKSADYFLRKRYGIPTDTIQTLGEHLLTGTPAPWAIW, from the coding sequence ATGAATCAGTTCCAGGTTCCCGGTCCGGAGGCGTCGCAGCGCGCCCGCATCGCCGTCGTCGGCCTCATAGCGCTCTTCGCGGTCCTCACCGTCGCCTTCTTCCGCCTCCAGGTGCTCGAGGCCAACACATACGAGCTTCGCTCGGAGTCGAACCGGCTGCGGCCGTTTCCCATTGAAGCTCCCCGTGGCGCCGTCTTCGATCGTAGCGGGCGGGTCGTCGCGAGCAGCGTCCCGGGCTATTCGCTGCACGTGTTCCCTTCCTCTGCTTCCGGGGTCATGGAGACCACGCTCGAGCGCCTGCAATCGTATGTCGATCTGGACGATGCGAGGATCGAACTGCTGCTCGAACGCGCCCGCCGCGAACCCTATCAGCCGCTCCTGGTGGACGGCGACGCCGATTTCGATCTCGTCTCCACGCTCGAGGAGCACCGCGCGGAACTGCCGAACGTGGTGGTGCGGATGGATCCGAAGCGCCAGTACCAGGCTGCGCGCGCGGTCTCCCACCTCATGGGGTATGTAGGCGAAGTGACGGCGGAGGAATTGGAGCAGGAACTGTATTCGGAGTACTCGAGCGGGATGACGGTGGGCAAGGAGGGTGTAGAGCGGCAGTATGAAGCCCGCCTTCAGGGGAAGCGGGGCCTGCGCTATTCGGAGGTGGACGCGCTGGGCCGGGTCGTGAGCTCTCCGTTCGGGCAGGTCGTGCAGGCGCCCGAGCCCGGGGTGGACATGCAACTGAATCTCGACCTTGATCTGATGGAGTGGATCCATCACATCTTCCCCGACTCCATGCGCGGCGCGGTAGTGGCGCTGAATGTCGAAGACGGTGGCGTGCTCGCGCTGTATTCGGCCCCGACCTTCGATCCCAACAGCTTCGTGGGTGGGATCGAGCCCGACGAGTGGGCGTCCCTCAACAGCGACCCGGACCAGCCGCTCTTCAATCGCGCAGTCGTGGGACGCTACGCCCCCGGATCCACGTGGAAGCTCGCGGTCGCGGCCATCGGTCTGCAGCTCGGCCTGGTGGAGGCGCACGAACACATGTCGCGGGGGTGCACGGGAGCGATGTTCGTAGGCAACCGCCTGTTCCGCTGCTGGAACGAAGCCGGTCACGGGTCTCTCGATCTCGTGGAGGCGATCCAGCACTCGTGCAACGTGTACTTCTACCAGTTGGGCCTCAGGATCGGGCTCGAGCGTCTTCTGGCCAACGCGAACCAAATGGGCTTCGCGCGGCAGTGCGGCATCGACCTGCCCCGCGAATCGCCGGGGGTGTTTCCGAGCGATCTCGGCTTCTGGGAGGAGCGGTTCGGGTATCGCGCGCAGGAAACGGAGGTATTGTCGCTCGCGATCGGGCAGGGCCCCAACGACCAGACACCGCTTGGGATCGCCCAGTTCTACCTCGCCATGGCCCGGGGCGGGCAGGCTCCGGCGCCACGCATCCTGCAGGGGGAAGAGGCGGGCGACACCTGGGACATCGGGATTTCACCGGAGCACGGCGAGATTCTGATGGAAGGGCTCAGGCGGGTCTTCATGCCGGGCGGCACTGCGTACATGTCGTCGGTCGAGCACTGGGCACTCCTGGGCAAATCGGGCACCGCCCAGAACGCACAGGATCCGGATCGCAGCCACGCGTGGTTCGCGGCGATGGCGGGCCCCCGGGACGCACCGCCCGAGATCGTCGTGGTGGTGCTTGTGGAGCTCGGAGAAAGCGGATCCATCGTGGCCGCGCCGCTCGCCGCCAAGTCCGCGGACTACTTCCTGCGCAAGCGCTACGGCATCCCCACCGACACCATACAGACGCTTGGCGAACACCTCCTGACGGGCACGCCTGCTCCGTGGGCAATCTGGTGA
- a CDS encoding rod shape-determining protein: MLSSSWFKPRRSLVPVHDIAVDLGTANTLVYVRGEGVVVNEPCVVAVEKTSRKILGIGLDAKRMLGRTPEDIEAIRPLKDGVIADVDITEMMLRHFLKRVTSRRMFRMKPRVVVGVPSGITELERRAVRSSALMAGAKSVYMVVEPVAAAVGMGLPIESPTGNMVIDIGGGTTEIAVICLSGVVANSSIRVGGDKIDHAIEDSMRRHYKLLIGESTAEMIKIQIGSAFDTGEEQEMDVKGRDLVSGMPKMIRIGSSEVREWIQEPIRSIVDAVRRALESTPPELSADIVDRGLLMTGGGAMIQGLDQLITFETNLTVHVDEDPLTCVVRGAGRILEDLHTFRKILTA, translated from the coding sequence GTGCTTTCTTCGAGTTGGTTCAAGCCGCGCCGCAGCCTCGTTCCCGTCCACGACATCGCAGTGGACCTGGGAACCGCGAATACGCTCGTGTACGTCCGGGGCGAGGGGGTTGTGGTGAACGAGCCCTGCGTGGTCGCCGTGGAAAAGACCTCGCGCAAGATCCTCGGGATAGGCCTGGACGCCAAGCGCATGCTCGGACGCACGCCGGAGGACATCGAGGCGATTCGTCCTCTGAAGGACGGCGTGATCGCGGATGTCGACATCACCGAGATGATGTTGCGCCACTTCCTCAAGCGGGTCACGTCCCGGCGCATGTTCCGGATGAAGCCCCGTGTGGTCGTGGGCGTTCCTTCGGGCATTACCGAGCTCGAGCGGCGCGCGGTGCGCTCGTCGGCACTGATGGCGGGCGCGAAGTCCGTGTACATGGTGGTGGAGCCGGTCGCGGCCGCGGTGGGCATGGGCCTGCCCATCGAGTCGCCGACCGGGAACATGGTGATCGACATCGGAGGCGGCACCACCGAGATCGCCGTGATCTGCCTGTCGGGCGTCGTCGCCAACTCCTCGATCCGCGTGGGCGGCGACAAGATCGATCATGCGATCGAAGACTCCATGCGCAGGCACTACAAGCTGCTCATCGGAGAATCCACCGCCGAAATGATCAAGATCCAGATCGGCTCCGCCTTCGACACCGGCGAGGAACAGGAGATGGACGTCAAGGGTCGCGATCTCGTCAGCGGAATGCCCAAGATGATCCGTATCGGCTCTTCGGAGGTTCGGGAGTGGATTCAGGAGCCCATCAGGTCCATCGTGGACGCCGTGCGCCGCGCGCTCGAGTCGACGCCCCCGGAGCTCTCCGCGGACATCGTGGACAGGGGCCTCCTGATGACCGGTGGTGGCGCGATGATTCAGGGCCTTGACCAGCTGATCACATTCGAGACCAACCTGACCGTGCATGTTGACGAAGATCCTCTGACCTGCGTTGTGCGCGGGGCGGGCCGGATTCTGGAGGATCTGCACACGTTTCGTAAGATCCTGACGGCTTGA
- a CDS encoding rod shape-determining protein MreC produces MREYGGAGGNGLRTQFLLAAACLLAGLFFYLIPTGPQQNIASGIRLTLLRPFVDIRSALSAARSMSREADMLRAQVDSLRAWVANNAPAIEENRRLRVLIGLAPLVERSYRAVSVHRPGNLGSQSTVVLDLGHEQGVHGLSPIITADGLAGRVLEAHPSLSIGMDWSHPDFRASVMSEDGELYGIVGPEPATFGEAERLILTGIPYFNVLEDGTLMVTSGRGGVYPRGVPVGRIGGLADVEEGWHRSYWVYPTVHPASVTHALVGIADTAGPGEEADLSRLFPRATSPIPDSARQAGPGGAPGADGRG; encoded by the coding sequence ATGCGCGAATACGGCGGCGCCGGCGGTAACGGACTGCGGACGCAGTTCCTTCTGGCGGCCGCCTGCCTGCTGGCCGGCCTGTTCTTCTACCTGATTCCCACGGGGCCCCAGCAGAATATCGCGTCCGGCATTCGCCTGACCCTGCTGCGCCCGTTCGTGGACATACGCAGCGCACTGTCCGCGGCCCGGTCGATGAGCCGCGAAGCGGACATGCTCCGCGCGCAGGTGGACTCCCTGCGCGCCTGGGTTGCCAACAATGCGCCGGCGATAGAGGAGAACCGACGCCTTCGAGTCCTGATCGGACTGGCGCCGCTGGTGGAGCGGTCGTATCGCGCGGTGAGCGTGCATCGCCCGGGGAACCTGGGTTCTCAGAGCACGGTCGTGCTCGACCTCGGCCATGAGCAGGGCGTCCATGGGTTGTCCCCGATCATTACGGCCGATGGGCTCGCCGGCAGGGTTCTCGAAGCCCACCCCTCGCTTTCGATCGGCATGGACTGGTCGCACCCGGACTTCCGGGCCTCCGTCATGTCGGAGGACGGTGAGCTCTATGGCATTGTCGGCCCGGAACCGGCCACGTTCGGGGAAGCCGAGCGGCTCATTCTGACCGGCATCCCGTACTTCAACGTCCTGGAGGACGGCACGCTGATGGTTACCAGCGGCCGTGGCGGTGTCTATCCGCGCGGCGTGCCCGTGGGCCGGATCGGCGGATTGGCCGACGTCGAGGAAGGATGGCACCGGAGCTACTGGGTGTACCCGACGGTGCATCCGGCCTCCGTCACGCACGCGCTGGTCGGCATTGCCGACACGGCCGGACCGGGGGAGGAAGCGGACCTGTCACGCCTGTTCCCGCGAGCAACGTCGCCGATCCCGGACTCCGCTCGACAAGCCGGGCCCGGTGGCGCGCCCGGTGCCGATGGCCGTGGTTGA